A DNA window from Gordonia sp. SID5947 contains the following coding sequences:
- a CDS encoding PaaI family thioesterase — MRGDKPLPAHAPWCMGCGEDNPNGLHLEVHLHGDHVYADLQFDERHSGAPGLAHGGAISAACDDIMGFTLWIAETPAVTRTLTVEYRRPVPLHTPVHITASLVDETDRALFIEANGTVGDTTYFAAEAVFVKVDLSHFLRHGDWGATADLITRFFQAD; from the coding sequence ATGAGGGGCGACAAACCACTACCAGCACACGCACCATGGTGCATGGGATGCGGCGAAGACAACCCCAATGGCCTGCACCTCGAGGTACACCTGCACGGCGACCACGTCTACGCCGACCTGCAATTCGACGAGCGCCACTCAGGAGCCCCGGGACTCGCCCACGGCGGAGCCATCTCAGCGGCATGCGATGACATCATGGGTTTCACCCTGTGGATCGCCGAGACACCCGCAGTCACCCGAACCCTCACCGTGGAGTATCGACGCCCGGTCCCACTGCACACCCCCGTGCACATCACCGCCTCCCTCGTCGACGAAACCGACCGCGCGCTCTTCATCGAAGCCAACGGTACTGTCGGCGACACAACCTATTTCGCCGCAGAAGCGGTCTTCGTAAAGGTCGACTTGAGTCATTTTCTTCGTCACGGAGACTGGGGCGCCACAGCAGACCTCATCACCAGATTCTTTCAGGCCGACTAG
- a CDS encoding Fic family protein, translated as MTHPNSRIKAGPVHPNLAGLDDVDELERYERRMAGIRSRQLERDPHLAAGAFDLAHLQTIHHHLLQDVYGWAGQLRTPGQHTEAMGITHCPPEQLAAVLDDVFADIRDRRPSPTDTDHALNLTADHWSALTWAHPMLDGNSRSQRVFFTQYLHDSDWDIDWRAVDADAVHAARHVSFVTEDPTWLAEQLRPGLIRPGDHVTTSLSATDGIRDELRPVAIYYAMMQDAENGVTGEQFHHHQHTLEHRTRIDDLTRELKPATAADRASPPDHSDHLEHLAELERQRQAQHHARAQSTPRHETEPSHVSRDPHRRL; from the coding sequence GTGACCCACCCCAACTCCCGCATCAAGGCCGGCCCCGTTCACCCGAACCTGGCCGGCCTTGATGATGTCGACGAGCTCGAACGCTACGAACGGCGCATGGCCGGCATCCGCAGCCGCCAACTCGAGCGAGATCCCCACCTAGCCGCCGGTGCCTTCGACCTCGCCCACCTGCAAACGATCCACCACCATCTGCTGCAAGACGTCTACGGCTGGGCCGGACAGCTACGCACCCCCGGACAACACACCGAGGCGATGGGCATCACCCACTGCCCACCCGAGCAGCTGGCCGCCGTACTCGACGACGTGTTCGCCGACATCCGTGACCGCCGGCCCTCGCCCACCGACACCGACCACGCACTGAACCTCACCGCGGACCACTGGTCAGCACTGACCTGGGCGCATCCCATGCTCGACGGCAACAGCCGCAGCCAGCGCGTGTTCTTCACCCAATACCTGCACGACAGCGACTGGGACATCGACTGGCGCGCCGTCGATGCCGACGCCGTCCACGCCGCCCGCCACGTCAGCTTCGTCACCGAAGACCCCACCTGGCTCGCCGAACAACTGCGACCCGGTCTCATCCGACCCGGCGACCACGTCACCACGTCGCTATCGGCCACCGACGGTATCCGCGACGAGCTCCGCCCCGTCGCGATCTACTACGCCATGATGCAAGACGCCGAGAACGGCGTCACGGGTGAACAGTTCCACCACCACCAACACACGCTCGAACACCGCACCCGCATCGACGACCTCACCCGAGAACTCAAACCCGCTACCGCGGCCGACCGCGCATCACCTCCGGATCACAGCGACCACCTTGAGCATCTCGCCGAGCTCGAGCGCCAACGCCAAGCCCAGCACCACGCGAGGGCACAGTCCACACCCCGCCACGAGACGGAGCCCTCACACGTGTCACGCGATCCCCACCGTCGCCTGTAA
- the nrdH gene encoding glutaredoxin-like protein NrdH, translated as MSDNTTITVYTKPACVQCHATYKAFEKAGLDYTVIDISTDDDARDYVMGLGYLQAPVVVAGDDHWSGFRPDRIKNLASTAA; from the coding sequence ATGAGCGACAACACCACAATCACCGTTTACACCAAGCCGGCCTGCGTGCAGTGCCACGCCACCTACAAGGCGTTCGAAAAGGCCGGCCTGGACTACACGGTGATCGACATCAGCACCGACGACGACGCCCGCGATTACGTGATGGGACTGGGCTACCTGCAAGCCCCCGTCGTCGTGGCCGGCGACGACCACTGGTCAGGCTTTCGACCCGACCGCATCAAGAACCTCGCCAGCACCGCAGCCTGA
- a CDS encoding MMPL family transporter: MVVQRPSGGRLAARRLAERSEYSTTLGRLARFTLAHRFLVIGAWVAVGIVLAILFPQLETVVRQQSVDPIPAGVPSFQALDQMGGAFGEKGAKTTVFVTMENPNGFTDVARERYDMLVLQLRENFDDVQSVRDLLSDPTTAGQALSEDGQAWYLPVGVTGTLGGPTATHAVETVRQTAQRVFDGTDTTVHVTGPTATFSDQIVSAESDLVVITVATVALIAIILLIVYRSLFTALVPLLVIGVSLGVGRGVLSALGELGMPVSQFTVAFMTVILLGAGVDYSVFFISRYHERLRQDATTEVALVDATATIGRVILASAATVALAFLAMVFGQLSVFSTLGPACAIAILIGFLATVTLLPPVLLWAARFGWGAPRRDLTRKYWNRVAVLVVRRPVPLLALTLVGLIVLSVFAMGIQITFDDREGQPATTDSNEGYALLDRHFPQDVTITEFLVVDAPIDLRTASGLADLEQMASRVSQIPGVTRVIGVTRPTGDKLEQAKLSWQNGQIGDRLAGAVDDGQNRRGDLEQLRTGAFQLADGLTQLDTQVRTNLAPLAGILDQASTAGQQIQQYQPILRQLAASAPALDRASQNAPQLAALTRQTSAALATVTSILPILDNAPWCTQVPQCAALRAQTRNLDALLSNGTLDQIATLSTQLAQLDTPISTVTDQLTSTVNSLGSTLGSISSQDLPGKLTQLQTGISQLAAGSRQLAAGVSALIDSNLQQLAGMAALATQLQTSARETAGTNSATGFYLPPQANADRRFVDVARQFVSPDGHTVRYAIQTSFDPYSTEAMQLADTITDVALAARPNTTLQDSNIAIAGFPAINADLQRLLTEDFRLLALATLTIVGLILILLLRALIAPLYLLGTVILNYTAALGIGVLIFQHILKTDIAWPVPLLAFIVLVAVGADYNMLLISRLREESQNNIRIGVLRTVTNTGSVITSAGLIFAASMFGLMAGSISIMTQVGLIIGIGLLLDTFIVRTIVVPTIATLVGRASWWPSTRTDTHPVSR; encoded by the coding sequence ATGGTGGTCCAACGTCCAAGTGGTGGGCGCTTGGCGGCGCGCCGGTTGGCGGAACGCAGCGAGTACAGCACGACATTGGGGCGGTTGGCACGGTTCACCTTGGCGCACAGATTCCTCGTCATCGGGGCGTGGGTGGCTGTGGGTATCGTCTTGGCGATACTGTTTCCCCAGCTGGAGACGGTGGTGCGGCAGCAGTCTGTTGATCCGATCCCTGCTGGGGTTCCATCGTTTCAAGCACTCGATCAGATGGGTGGTGCGTTCGGTGAGAAGGGCGCCAAGACCACTGTTTTCGTGACCATGGAGAACCCGAACGGGTTCACCGACGTGGCGCGGGAACGCTACGACATGCTCGTTCTGCAGTTGCGCGAAAATTTCGACGATGTGCAGTCAGTGCGGGATTTGCTCTCCGATCCGACGACGGCCGGCCAGGCCTTGAGTGAGGACGGGCAAGCCTGGTACTTGCCTGTCGGGGTCACCGGAACTTTGGGAGGGCCAACGGCCACGCATGCTGTGGAGACCGTGCGCCAAACCGCGCAGCGCGTGTTTGACGGTACGGACACCACTGTCCATGTCACCGGGCCGACGGCCACTTTCAGTGACCAGATCGTCAGTGCTGAAAGCGATTTAGTCGTGATCACTGTGGCGACGGTGGCGCTTATCGCGATCATTCTGTTGATCGTTTACCGATCGCTGTTCACCGCGCTGGTGCCGTTGTTGGTGATCGGTGTCAGCCTCGGCGTGGGCCGCGGGGTCTTGTCCGCACTCGGCGAACTCGGTATGCCGGTATCGCAGTTCACCGTCGCGTTCATGACCGTCATCCTGCTCGGAGCCGGGGTCGACTACTCAGTCTTTTTCATCAGTCGCTATCACGAACGGCTACGCCAGGACGCTACCACTGAGGTTGCGCTCGTGGACGCGACAGCAACTATCGGACGGGTCATCCTGGCTTCAGCTGCCACGGTGGCGCTGGCCTTTTTGGCGATGGTGTTTGGTCAGCTGAGCGTGTTCTCCACCTTGGGTCCGGCATGCGCGATCGCCATCCTCATCGGATTCCTCGCCACGGTCACCCTGCTACCACCGGTGTTGCTGTGGGCGGCGCGATTCGGCTGGGGCGCACCCAGACGAGATCTGACCCGAAAGTACTGGAATCGCGTCGCCGTGCTCGTCGTGCGGCGTCCTGTGCCTCTGCTGGCACTAACCCTGGTCGGGCTAATCGTGCTTAGCGTCTTCGCGATGGGCATCCAGATCACCTTCGACGATCGTGAGGGGCAGCCCGCGACAACCGACAGCAACGAAGGCTACGCGTTGCTCGACCGTCATTTCCCTCAAGACGTCACTATCACTGAGTTCCTCGTTGTAGATGCACCGATCGATCTCCGTACTGCCAGCGGGCTGGCCGATCTTGAGCAAATGGCCTCACGTGTATCCCAGATCCCCGGAGTGACTCGAGTCATCGGTGTTACCCGTCCCACCGGGGACAAGCTCGAGCAAGCCAAGCTGTCCTGGCAGAACGGTCAGATCGGGGACCGGCTGGCGGGTGCGGTCGACGATGGCCAGAACCGCCGAGGTGACCTCGAACAGCTCCGTACCGGCGCATTCCAACTCGCCGACGGGCTTACTCAGCTCGACACCCAGGTACGCACCAACTTGGCCCCCCTGGCCGGCATCCTCGATCAGGCAAGCACAGCAGGGCAGCAAATTCAGCAGTACCAGCCGATACTCCGCCAACTCGCCGCATCTGCACCAGCGCTCGATCGCGCTTCTCAGAATGCCCCACAGCTGGCCGCGCTCACCCGCCAAACATCTGCAGCCCTGGCAACAGTGACCTCGATCCTGCCCATCCTCGATAATGCGCCCTGGTGCACCCAAGTCCCGCAGTGCGCAGCTCTGCGCGCGCAGACCCGCAATCTCGACGCCCTACTGAGCAACGGGACCCTCGACCAGATCGCCACGCTGTCAACACAACTCGCGCAGCTGGATACACCGATCTCAACAGTCACCGACCAACTCACTTCCACCGTCAACTCACTGGGCTCCACGCTGGGAAGCATCAGCAGCCAAGACCTTCCCGGCAAGCTCACCCAACTGCAAACAGGTATCAGTCAACTCGCGGCGGGATCACGCCAACTCGCCGCCGGTGTATCCGCGCTGATCGACAGCAACCTTCAACAACTCGCCGGGATGGCCGCGCTAGCCACACAACTACAAACCTCCGCCCGCGAGACCGCCGGAACAAACTCAGCAACCGGCTTCTACCTCCCACCTCAGGCCAACGCAGACCGCCGTTTCGTCGACGTCGCTCGCCAGTTCGTCTCGCCCGACGGCCATACCGTGCGCTACGCAATACAAACCAGCTTCGACCCCTACAGCACCGAGGCCATGCAACTGGCCGACACAATCACCGATGTCGCACTCGCCGCCAGACCGAACACAACCCTGCAGGACTCCAACATCGCGATAGCCGGGTTCCCCGCCATCAACGCCGATCTGCAACGTCTACTCACCGAAGACTTCCGACTCCTAGCGTTGGCCACCCTCACCATCGTCGGCCTGATCCTGATACTCCTACTCCGAGCACTCATCGCGCCGCTATACCTTCTGGGCACCGTCATACTCAACTACACCGCGGCACTGGGTATCGGTGTCCTGATCTTTCAACACATCCTCAAAACCGATATCGCCTGGCCCGTACCACTACTGGCCTTCATAGTCCTCGTCGCGGTCGGCGCCGACTACAACATGCTTCTTATCTCTCGCCTACGCGAAGAATCCCAAAACAACATCCGCATCGGCGTCCTGAGAACCGTCACCAACACCGGATCAGTCATCACCTCGGCCGGCCTCATCTTCGCTGCCAGCATGTTCGGACTCATGGCCGGATCCATCTCGATCATGACCCAGGTCGGACTCATCATCGGCATCGGCCTGCTGCTCGACACCTTCATCGTCCGCACCATCGTTGTGCCGACCATCGCCACACTTGTCGGCAGAGCAAGCTGGTGGCCGAGTACCCGAACCGACACGCATCCAGTGTCCCGCTAG
- a CDS encoding DUF3560 domain-containing protein has protein sequence MATITITHTPTDGTLVDGTSRGDGTNTILKSVGFRWFRTLGMWGVPNSRDHQPNRYKIEQARRALADAGHDVTVELDTSFRDTATVEADKAARQQDRADALDAKADRHRRRADDAWDADRRATAALPPGGEPIKIGHHNERRHRRAIDNAHAKLGQAIAAENQATDTARRADIAADAGARRHNPRTVANRIDTLEADQRRDERARDGHTRTLYTTSSGQKVCDETPPATGSYREQLDARIAQRADQIAHWKQVRADQIASGEAGNYSPATIAKGDQVRSRFDDWCTVLRVNKKSVSVETPAPFGGRMIRGTLPYQSITGHRPTTTHLDETG, from the coding sequence ATGGCCACCATCACCATCACCCACACCCCCACCGACGGCACCCTCGTCGACGGCACCAGCCGAGGAGACGGCACCAACACGATCCTGAAATCCGTTGGCTTCCGCTGGTTCCGAACCCTCGGAATGTGGGGAGTCCCCAACAGCCGCGACCACCAACCCAACCGCTACAAGATCGAACAAGCCCGCCGAGCCCTGGCCGACGCCGGCCACGACGTCACCGTCGAGCTCGACACCAGTTTCCGCGACACCGCCACCGTCGAGGCCGACAAAGCAGCCCGCCAACAAGACCGCGCCGACGCCCTCGACGCCAAAGCCGACCGGCACCGCCGCCGCGCCGACGACGCCTGGGACGCCGACCGCCGCGCCACCGCCGCCCTGCCCCCAGGAGGCGAACCGATCAAAATCGGCCACCACAACGAACGCCGCCACCGCCGCGCCATCGACAACGCCCACGCCAAACTCGGCCAAGCCATCGCCGCCGAGAACCAAGCCACCGACACCGCACGCCGCGCCGACATCGCCGCCGATGCCGGCGCACGCCGCCACAACCCGCGCACCGTCGCCAACCGCATCGACACACTCGAAGCCGACCAACGCCGCGACGAACGCGCACGAGACGGACACACCCGCACCCTCTACACCACCAGCAGCGGACAGAAAGTGTGCGACGAGACCCCGCCGGCCACCGGCAGCTACCGCGAGCAGCTCGACGCCCGCATCGCCCAACGCGCCGACCAGATCGCCCACTGGAAACAGGTTCGCGCCGACCAGATCGCCAGCGGCGAAGCCGGGAACTACAGCCCCGCCACCATCGCCAAAGGCGACCAAGTCCGCAGCCGCTTCGACGACTGGTGCACCGTGCTGCGGGTCAACAAGAAAAGTGTCAGCGTCGAAACACCCGCCCCCTTCGGCGGCCGCATGATCCGCGGAACCCTGCCGTATCAAAGCATCACCGGACACCGACCCACCACAACCCATCTCGACGAGACCGGATAA